The genomic window TGAACAAGTTAAAAGATTTTATCTTGTAACATGCAGAACAGACTTCTCATGACAGACCTTACAACTATGCATTGGCATCTTTTGTGTGGTGTAGTCTAAATGGATTAAGTTGGATTTCCGGTGGTCCTATCTGAAACTTCAAGACTGTCCATCTATTGCTAGTTGGTTTTTGTGGGAAGCATAACATCATATGGCTGAGAGCTTATAGTATAGTATTTATTGTCCTGTCCACAATATGTTATTTGTTATTCATTTTTTGTTGCCCCACATTTCCTGGAAATTCTCATAAATCTGTTCTTATCGTGCCTAAACATGAGGGAGGATCATGATGTATCCAAAATCAATTAGGTTTGGCATTTGTTATTGCCATATTACAATAGCCCATGCCAAAGAGGGTAGGAATTCAGATATTTCTTGCAGCATCATGGTACCTTAGCCAAAAATGCATGGTGCACCAAGTAAAACACTGAACCACCCATTGCCCCAGCTAGATACAACCTCAGCAAATATTCAGGTCCAAAGATTCTTCCTATCTGCACAATGCAAAGTAATaagcaaagaaattaaaatggtTGGTGATTAAAGGAGATAAATAAAGGAGCAAAGGACTAGGAAGAAAAACAATGCAGACAGAGcatacaaaaacacaaaaatcaaaatGTAGCAATCTTGGTTGTAACATGAATTAAATCCCCCAAGTCGCGAGAGTAACACGGAAATGCCATGCCATGATGCTTATGTCGTAAATTAGAAAGAAGGAAATATATTGAATTTCACACTAAAGCATTGAGATGCAACAAGTTTCAGTGTTAGACCATAAAACGATGATTCTGCTTTCCTAGTATCCAGTTTGGGCATCACAATCTCAAGGCAAAGATGCTGGATATTAGATTGGATAACTGATCCTGATTAGGTAGTCTGAAATAGTACTCACTTTAACATAAGTTTTCTCTTACAACGTAAAGGTAGAAGGACTTTCAGAGACAAATAATAATGCAGTACATTAGTCACACGAGATTAAAAAGCAGTGAGGGAAATGTTAATGTTACAAAGTATTACACTGTTGGGATTGAGCCGCCACAAACCATGTTTTATAAAACGATGCAAGTTTCCAATCAATTTATAAATTCTAGAATAAATACTTAGACTCTCAATTATTTGCATACAAAGAAGTTAAAAAAGCACTAAGTATATAAGGTAGATATCATAACTTAAAGGTCGAAAAGAAGCAATTTGTAAGACCTAAAAACTAATAAGAAAGGAAGTAGCAACCAAAATAAAAGATTTCAACAATCATACATTATATCCAAAGAAATAAAGTCCAATCATGTTAGACACAATGTGCTCAATATCAATATGACTGAAAGCTGAAGTGATCAGTGTATGCAAGCGTCCACTTTTAAAATTGTCCAATGAAACCTGCCCATAACATCAAATAAGTTAGAAggcgaaaataaaaataaaataaaagggcaaGTAAAAGATGAACTACTGAGAATATCTAATCCTAAGCAATATCTTATCAGCAAGCATTATCCCCCAATACATGCTTACAACCAAGGGCTATCTCCCACTAAATGTGCTTAACTATTATATTAgataagaaaaagaataaaactaACATTTAAGGATAATAGATTAAAATAGTGGTGTAATAGAAATAAGACGACTATTCAGGGCTCCTCCATTTTTGTACCTAGAAAATCGGATTTAAACTAGAAAGTATATCTACAGGAAATAGGAATTTGGAGAGTAAAATCTACCGTTGACACTTTACTTTTAACAAGCAAGCCAAAAGCTAAGGACTCACCATAAAGTTATCCATCATAAATCGTCTATCTGCAATCCGCCATAATAAAAAAACTGCAACATTAGTTAAAACCAGGCCCAAAACCATATCACTTGCTGAAAACCTTTGGAACCATAATCTCCTGCAAACGAAAGAGAAGAAAGATTAGCAACATAGAACAATCAAGCAATATCCATAAGCTGGTTCAAGTTCAACTCTAACACTGCTTTCGCCATAAGCTATTATTACAAGGAGAAGCATGCTGCTTATGAATTCACAATGTAACTAAAAGTCGtctcaaagaagaaaaaataaatcgTGTTGAAAAGAACTGTTTTCTTCTGACTGGAAAATTTATCTCTTgaaagagcaaaaaaaaaaaaaaaccactgcTGAGTTGTTTTAACCTTAATGACAAGGAGATATTACTACAAAAAGGAAATCGCAGCGCTAAAGCAGTTGCATTGTACCATAAATTTTGTCATCCAAGAATAGAATATGGACCTAAACTCTTAACATTATGTGATTTAATAGGTCAAATTTCAACAAAGAATAGAAAAAGATGATACAATAATTTGCAAAATAAATTACCAACGGCTCTTCAGAAGACCACGATTCGGACCAAAACCAAATCTGCTTTTGGGAATCTGAGGTCTGAAAAACCGAACTCTGCAACCCAAAAGACTTTTGCTTGAAAACTTCTGATGGGTATTTGAGAAATAAAACCAAAAACGCTTTGGAAATTTTGGGTATGAGAGAAAACCCTGAGTTTCCCCAGTAAAACAAGGCTTCGATCACCATTGGTTCGAGAATGCAGAGCTTATAAAGTGATTTTGGGGGGTTAAGCTGGCGACGGAAGAGAAGGTTTTGTACGGAAGCGAATGGAGAAGTGAAGAACAGGAACTGGAGAAGGCTGATGATGAAGCTTGTTTCAGAGAAAGAAGCCTCTGCATCTTTCGTCTTTGACCTTCGGcttctgaaaattttgttttcggtTTTGGAAAACTTCCCACCTCCAAACTTCCCAAGTAAACCAGGCGAATTGTTTGGCACCGGCATCAAGAACACACGCTATAATAGAAGACCAATACTAGCATTTCTctaaaaagtgtaaaaatgaaatgaaatttttggtttaatttatatatataatatttattttagaaaaataaaatatttattttaagccATGGAGGATCAGAGTAAATTTTAGGGGCTTAGtaacattttaaaaaagttaGGAGTTTAatgaaaattacttttaaaaaaattgaaatctaattaaaattttaaaatttttaagagcctttaattaaaattttcaaaagttaaaaGATTTAGTAAGAATTTTCTAAAAACTTTAAGAGAGAaatgaattttctaaaaaaatttgggatctaattaatattttttttaatttcaagggaaaatagattttttttccatttctttttggGGCAAGGGCGCAAGGCCTCTGGGCTATCATAACGTCTGTCTTTGATTTTAAATATGAAGttataagtaaaattatttacaattaaataatatttaaattggtaatgttttataaaatacataaatttggattataataaaaatataaaaatatttcaaaatatatataaaaatattttatggttatttatcaatattttgatatataaaatatatacatatataatagtaattttatatataaactatattttatatattaaaattctatgcaaacatatacatatatataatgttatatattttaataaattttaaattaacagtaaattaattcatttggttACCCACTCTTATGGCTTATTTTTagaaaagagaaataataatTCTTTGTTAATTTGGAGTGaatttgtaatagcccgatttaggcttagtcggaacagtggtttcgggaccacaaatccgacgaaaaaaaatgtaatggcttgaattttcagaggtgtcggaacggtgattcgagatcactaaattcgacaaatgggtagaaaatattattaatttagtaagtataagttaaatatgaagttaggaaaatttttgaaatagtgaatagtgcactagaaataaatattaaaataattagaatcgaaatgaggtatcaagacctcggggattttaaactgagccatagatatttttataaatatttatggagtgttaaaaagttagtattaaagtttcgttaagaaattttaaagttccgataattaattgaactaaaaggactaaattgtaacaaatgcaaaattttgggaaatgattaaatagcttaaatgataaaaggaagagggcttaaaaggcaaatagacccaaggtctatttgggctggacggcagaggcatgaaatcagaaagaaagtaaggagaattaagggcaaaattggaaaattacaaaagttctcggaccaaacgtagcatatgtgagcctagctatacatgccacgttattactcttgatgatgtgatatctccaggctctaacgaaattgctttgttaagacagagatgattttcaatcgagctattttcgataatgctaaaaatgatattgagataaatgaaatatgctcacgttatgttggaatttgaaaaggtaagtataaaaatttgtgatatggatgtgttcatgtatgaaaagagatgactataagttaaaaaaaagtttatgttgtgacaagctcatccaagtatgttggtgattatataatgctatgtgctcaacatatttgattaagtgaatatgataagcaaatttacttaaatagatggaacgtgtgtatgtacatctgcttgaataagtgaaattagtatgttcatatgatagaatcttatgtttaattgttaaattaaagataataagatattttgttttatgtctaaaccatgaatattataatagtatgaaaaattgaattggaagtcaaattgagtagaacgcaggaatgagtactttcgttcagtgatatgtgatgaattgacggaaaagaccatggtttgaccatggcaacatgtgaacatgtgattatgtgattccgtgtaagaccatagctgggctatggcatcggtaagtgatatgtgtgatatgtgattccgtgtaagaccatagctgggctatggcatcggtaagtgatatgtgatttcgtgtaagaccatagttgggctatggcatcggtatgtgatttgtgattacgtgtaagaccatagttggactatggcatcgagaaaacgaagtacacaattccgtaagacgttctctaatttggcaaatgtcggtacgtaaaatagaagccaagtattggaatttaaatagatattaac from Gossypium hirsutum isolate 1008001.06 chromosome D12, Gossypium_hirsutum_v2.1, whole genome shotgun sequence includes these protein-coding regions:
- the LOC107956023 gene encoding RHOMBOID-like protein 12, mitochondrial, with protein sequence MPVPNNSPGLLGKFGGGKFSKTENKIFRSRRSKTKDAEASFSETSFIISLLQFLFFTSPFASKPCFTGETQGFLSYPKFPKRFWFYFSNTHQKFSSKSLLGCRVRFFRPQIPKSRFGFGPNRGLLKSRWRLWFQRFSASDMVLGLVLTNVAVFLLWRIADRRFMMDNFMVSLDNFKSGRLHTLITSAFSHIDIEHIVSNMIGLYFFGYNIGRIFGPEYLLRLYLAGAMGGSVFYLVHHAFLAKGQATRMMDPSRTPGLGASGAVNAIMLLDIFLNPKATLYFDFIIPVPAMLLGIFLIGKDILRIIEGNSHISGSAHLGGAAVAAIAWARLRRGRF